From one Catenulispora sp. GP43 genomic stretch:
- a CDS encoding FGGY family carbohydrate kinase — protein sequence MPIVAGIDSSPSTTRVVVCDALSGKVIRKAAVAHAAAGDDDPHEWWNALVKACDGDILDGVQAVAVSGQRQALVTLDNAGGVVRPALMSTDFRAANSADDLVGEGGGPGAWASAVGSVPTAAFPIAKLRWLAQREPENAARVAAVLQPHDWLTWLLLAGAAAPVTDRGEASGTGYWSPFSNDYRTALLVHAFGREVAVPRVLGPVEPAGSTNAGVLVAPGTGSAMAQVLGLSAEPGDVVISIGATGTLFAGGLERPVADPGGTVSGFADATGGFLAMARTGEAMPTLEAAAKMTGVDLQGLSRLALESTPGAQGVVMVPPMAGQPGSLTGLRLARMTAPNLARAAVEGMLCAIAEGLEALAAQMAAVGTPLRRVILTGKGARLDAVRLIAPAIFGVPVAVAVSASFEDGAGGGLTSTGVFAALDATGVPRPGSGRPTGAVMLGGSEIMAIGAARQAAWVLAASTAPGGEVPKAPPTWNEAVMFKDSPNVKAGIGAGVRAQYAGAREAMLASMDSLAVVP from the coding sequence ATGCCGATCGTCGCGGGTATCGATTCCTCGCCCAGCACTACACGAGTTGTCGTCTGCGATGCCCTCAGCGGGAAGGTGATCCGCAAGGCGGCGGTGGCCCACGCCGCGGCCGGGGACGACGACCCGCACGAGTGGTGGAACGCGCTCGTCAAGGCCTGTGACGGCGACATCCTGGACGGGGTCCAGGCGGTCGCCGTCTCCGGGCAGCGCCAGGCGCTGGTGACGCTGGACAACGCCGGGGGCGTGGTGCGCCCGGCGCTGATGTCCACCGACTTCCGCGCCGCGAACTCCGCCGATGATCTGGTCGGCGAGGGCGGCGGCCCGGGGGCCTGGGCCTCGGCGGTCGGCTCGGTGCCGACCGCGGCCTTCCCGATAGCCAAGCTGCGCTGGCTGGCCCAGCGGGAACCGGAGAACGCCGCGCGGGTGGCCGCCGTGCTCCAGCCGCACGACTGGCTCACCTGGCTGCTGCTCGCCGGCGCCGCGGCGCCGGTCACCGACCGCGGCGAGGCCTCCGGCACCGGCTACTGGTCGCCGTTCTCCAACGACTACCGCACGGCCCTGCTGGTGCACGCCTTCGGCCGCGAGGTCGCGGTGCCGCGGGTGCTGGGCCCGGTCGAGCCGGCCGGGTCCACCAACGCCGGCGTCCTGGTCGCCCCCGGCACGGGTTCGGCGATGGCGCAGGTGCTCGGCCTGTCCGCCGAGCCCGGCGACGTGGTGATCAGCATCGGCGCCACCGGCACGCTGTTCGCCGGCGGACTGGAGCGCCCGGTGGCCGATCCCGGCGGGACCGTCTCCGGGTTCGCCGACGCCACCGGCGGCTTCCTGGCCATGGCCCGCACCGGCGAGGCGATGCCGACGCTGGAGGCGGCGGCCAAGATGACCGGCGTGGACCTGCAGGGCCTGTCCCGGCTCGCGCTGGAGTCCACGCCCGGGGCGCAGGGCGTGGTCATGGTGCCGCCGATGGCCGGCCAGCCCGGCTCGCTGACCGGGCTGCGGCTGGCCCGGATGACCGCGCCGAACCTGGCGCGGGCCGCGGTCGAGGGCATGCTGTGCGCGATCGCCGAGGGCCTGGAGGCGCTGGCGGCGCAGATGGCCGCGGTGGGCACGCCGCTGCGGCGGGTGATCCTCACCGGCAAGGGCGCGCGGCTGGACGCGGTGCGGCTGATAGCCCCGGCGATCTTCGGCGTCCCGGTCGCGGTCGCGGTGTCCGCCTCGTTCGAGGACGGGGCCGGCGGCGGCCTGACCTCCACCGGCGTGTTCGCCGCCCTGGACGCCACCGGCGTGCCCCGCCCCGGCTCCGGCCGGCCCACCGGCGCGGTGATGCTCGGCGGCAGCGAGATCATGGCGATCGGCGCGGCCCGGCAGGCGGCGTGGGTGCTGGCCGCCTCCACGGCCCCCGGCGGCGAGGTGCCCAAGGCGCCGCCGACGTGGAACGAGGCCGTCATGTTCAAGGACTCGCCGAACGTCAAGGCCGGCATCGGCGCCGGCGTGCGCGCGCAGTACGCCGGCGCGCGGGAGGCAATGCTGGCGTCCATGGACAGCCTGGCGGTAGTGCCGTAG
- a CDS encoding RNA polymerase sigma factor gives MNSAVAQGPVALLDAAPTPHPTASSAAEARTAVGLGDPEELSPLRIPGPAAPEIAELEAALEEEADTEPEKEAEADSKVNAWADSAGPAGDLFRQYLREIGRVPLLNAVLEVELAQAVEAGLFAEEKLTYETHLKPQLRRELAILVLEGQAAKRRLIEANLRLVVSIAKRYLGRGMSILDLVQEGNLGLIRAVEKFDYTRGYKFSTYATWWIRQAMSRALADQARTIRVPVHVVELMNRVVRLQRRLLQENGVEPSPDDIAEVLGVACERVVEVLRLAQEPVSLHAPVGEEDDVALGDLIEDADAVSPADSVAVVMLREHLDALLSTLGEREKRVVQLRYGLTDGQPHTLEEIGRTFGVTRERIRQIEAKTLAKLRGHTYADQLLDYLR, from the coding sequence GTGAACAGTGCTGTCGCACAGGGACCGGTAGCCCTCCTCGACGCCGCGCCGACCCCCCACCCCACTGCTTCGTCCGCGGCCGAGGCCCGGACCGCTGTCGGTCTGGGCGATCCGGAGGAGCTCAGTCCCTTGCGGATCCCCGGCCCCGCCGCGCCGGAAATCGCAGAGCTCGAAGCGGCTCTGGAGGAGGAGGCCGACACCGAGCCGGAGAAGGAAGCCGAGGCGGATTCGAAGGTCAACGCCTGGGCCGACTCCGCCGGACCGGCCGGCGACCTGTTCCGGCAGTATCTGCGGGAGATCGGTCGGGTACCGCTGCTGAACGCGGTGCTGGAGGTGGAACTCGCCCAGGCTGTCGAGGCCGGCTTGTTCGCCGAGGAGAAGCTCACCTATGAGACCCACCTCAAGCCGCAGCTGCGGCGGGAGCTGGCCATCCTGGTCCTGGAGGGCCAGGCCGCCAAGCGCCGGCTGATCGAGGCGAACCTGCGCCTGGTGGTCTCGATCGCCAAGCGCTACCTCGGTCGCGGCATGTCGATCCTGGACCTGGTCCAGGAGGGCAACCTCGGTCTGATCCGCGCGGTGGAGAAGTTCGACTACACCCGCGGCTACAAGTTCTCCACCTACGCGACCTGGTGGATCCGGCAGGCGATGAGCCGGGCGCTGGCCGACCAGGCCCGCACCATCCGGGTGCCGGTGCACGTGGTCGAGCTGATGAACCGCGTGGTGCGGTTGCAGCGCCGGCTGTTGCAGGAGAACGGCGTCGAGCCCTCTCCGGACGACATCGCCGAGGTCCTGGGCGTCGCCTGCGAGCGGGTCGTGGAGGTGCTGCGCCTGGCCCAGGAGCCGGTGTCGCTGCACGCGCCGGTCGGCGAGGAGGACGACGTGGCGCTCGGCGACCTCATCGAGGACGCCGACGCGGTCTCCCCGGCCGATTCCGTCGCCGTGGTGATGCTGCGCGAGCACCTGGACGCGCTGCTGTCCACGCTCGGCGAGCGGGAGAAGCGCGTGGTGCAGCTGCGCTACGGGCTCACCGACGGCCAGCCGCACACCCTGGAGGAGATCGGCCGCACCTTCGGCGTCACGCGCGAGCGGATCCGGCAGATCGAGGCCAAGACCCTGGCCAAGCTGCGCGGTCACACCTACGCCGATCAGCTGCTTGACTACCTGCGATGA